One segment of Clostridium ljungdahlii DSM 13528 DNA contains the following:
- the folE gene encoding GTP cyclohydrolase I FolE: MDEKKIREAVKMMLEAIGEDPEREGLVETPDRIARMYKEIFEGLDESPEKHLRKVFTVDSDDIVLEKDITFYSMCEHHLLPFYGKAHIAYIPDGKVVGLSKLARTVEVFAKRLQLQERMSAQIADAMMKYVKVKGVMVVVEAEHMCMTMRGIKKPGSKTVTAVARGLFKSEPRLRDEVYRMINME; encoded by the coding sequence ATGGATGAAAAAAAGATTAGAGAAGCAGTAAAAATGATGCTTGAAGCTATAGGAGAAGATCCTGAAAGAGAAGGATTGGTTGAGACGCCTGATAGAATTGCTAGAATGTATAAAGAGATATTTGAAGGATTGGATGAAAGTCCTGAAAAGCATTTGAGAAAAGTATTTACTGTAGATAGTGATGATATTGTACTTGAAAAAGATATAACATTTTACTCCATGTGTGAGCACCATCTTCTGCCATTTTACGGAAAAGCACATATAGCGTATATACCTGATGGCAAAGTTGTAGGATTAAGTAAACTGGCTAGAACTGTTGAAGTTTTTGCAAAAAGACTTCAACTTCAAGAGAGAATGTCTGCTCAAATTGCTGATGCAATGATGAAATATGTAAAAGTTAAGGGAGTTATGGTTGTAGTTGAAGCGGAGCATATGTGTATGACTATGAGGGGAATAAAAAAACCTGGAAGTAAGACTGTTACAGCAGTTGCTAGGGGACTTTTTAAAAGTGAACCTAGACTTAGGGATGAAGTTTATAGAATGATAAATATGGAATAG
- a CDS encoding HD domain-containing protein yields the protein MEKVNAILKNRKFCTYLSKINKLEESRKYCKHNIQHLLDVARITYIKVLEENIHVKKEIIYAAALLHDIGRWQQYEEGIPHELASIKLGKDILDECGFDNEEEKEIFDLISNHRKKDSDSLLQSIFYDSDKACRNCFMCKAVSECNWPDEKKNYSIEY from the coding sequence TTGGAAAAAGTTAATGCTATTTTAAAAAACCGTAAGTTTTGTACCTATTTATCTAAAATTAATAAGCTTGAAGAAAGTAGAAAGTATTGTAAACACAATATTCAACATTTACTGGATGTGGCTAGAATTACTTATATAAAAGTGTTGGAAGAAAATATTCATGTAAAAAAAGAAATTATATATGCAGCTGCTCTGCTGCATGATATAGGAAGATGGCAGCAATATGAAGAGGGTATACCTCATGAATTAGCTAGTATTAAGTTAGGAAAAGATATTTTGGATGAGTGCGGCTTTGACAATGAAGAAGAAAAAGAAATATTTGATTTGATAAGTAATCACAGAAAAAAAGATTCTGATAGTTTACTTCAAAGTATATTTTATGATAGTGACAAAGCATGTAGAAATTGTTTTATGTGTAAAGCTGTTTCAGAGTGTAATTGGCCAGATGAAAAGAAAAACTATAGTATTGAATATTAA
- the folK gene encoding 2-amino-4-hydroxy-6-hydroxymethyldihydropteridine diphosphokinase, whose product MDIIYVEDLEVYAYHGVNQAEKDMGQRFLISLQIFLNLSEAGKSDDLSKTINYAKLCCEVEEEFKREKYDLIEKSAESLANFILKKYIAVEKVTVKIKKPWAPIGKPLKWVAVEINRRWHTAYISIGSNLGDKEKNIKDAVDIIDSSHYNNVTKVSKLYETKPVGYLDQDNFLNGALEVKTLMEPEDLMDFLLEVEKKLKRERIIKWGPRTIDLDVILYDNLVTSEEKIILPHPRMHERLFVLKPLSDIAPYVIHPVLNDRIINLTHELEKTQEL is encoded by the coding sequence ATGGATATCATATATGTAGAGGATTTAGAAGTATATGCCTATCATGGCGTAAATCAAGCTGAAAAAGATATGGGGCAGAGGTTTCTTATATCACTACAAATATTTTTAAATTTAAGTGAAGCAGGAAAAAGTGATGACCTGAGTAAAACTATTAATTACGCTAAATTATGCTGTGAAGTAGAGGAAGAATTTAAAAGGGAAAAATATGATCTTATTGAAAAGTCTGCAGAGTCACTAGCTAATTTTATATTGAAAAAATATATAGCAGTAGAAAAAGTGACAGTTAAAATAAAAAAGCCCTGGGCGCCTATAGGAAAGCCATTAAAGTGGGTAGCGGTAGAAATAAATAGGCGCTGGCATACAGCTTATATTTCAATTGGTTCTAATTTAGGTGATAAAGAAAAAAATATAAAAGATGCCGTAGATATAATAGATTCTTCACATTATAATAATGTAACAAAAGTATCTAAATTATATGAAACTAAACCTGTGGGATATTTAGATCAGGATAATTTTTTAAATGGTGCTCTAGAGGTTAAAACCTTAATGGAGCCCGAAGATTTAATGGATTTTTTGTTAGAGGTAGAGAAAAAATTAAAAAGGGAGAGAATAATAAAATGGGGACCTAGAACTATAGACTTGGATGTAATATTATATGATAATTTAGTTACATCAGAAGAAAAGATTATACTTCCCCATCCAAGAATGCATGAGAGATTATTTGTTTTAAAGCCATTGTCAGATATTGCACCTTATGTTATTCACCCTGTTTTAAATGATAGAATCATAAATTTGACTCATGAATTAGAAAAAACACAAGAATTATAA